A single genomic interval of Romboutsia ilealis harbors:
- the pstC gene encoding phosphate ABC transporter permease subunit PstC: protein MLEKTQSTEIENIYNRDKNKYILEKVSKNIFFISSLIAVLSLLLIIGFVFYKGLTPFIFKGYSFIDFFTGSDWLPGSDKFGIATMVVASIVATVGALIIGVPIGILTAVFIAEVAPKKVAKIISPAVELLAGIPSVLYGIFGLAVIVPNIQNIFNLPKGQSLLAVIIVLSIMMLPTIISVSETAIRAVPKAYKEGSLALGASKIETIFKVVLPAAKSGILAAVVLGIGRALGETMAVILVAGNSPVMLSSLMDSVRPLTTNIALEMGYAFGTHQEMLFATGVVLFTFILILNLVLNKLSNKAGN, encoded by the coding sequence ATGTTGGAAAAAACTCAATCAACAGAAATTGAGAATATATACAATAGGGATAAAAATAAATACATTTTAGAGAAAGTATCAAAGAATATATTCTTTATAAGTTCATTAATAGCAGTTTTAAGCTTACTGTTAATAATCGGATTTGTATTTTATAAAGGATTAACACCATTTATATTCAAGGGATATTCTTTCATAGATTTCTTTACTGGAAGCGATTGGTTGCCAGGAAGTGATAAATTTGGTATAGCAACGATGGTTGTAGCATCAATAGTTGCTACAGTAGGAGCACTTATAATAGGGGTTCCAATTGGAATATTAACAGCAGTATTTATAGCTGAAGTTGCTCCAAAGAAGGTAGCGAAAATTATATCACCAGCAGTTGAATTATTAGCAGGTATACCATCAGTATTATACGGAATATTTGGATTAGCAGTTATAGTGCCTAATATACAAAATATATTTAATTTACCAAAGGGACAAAGTTTACTTGCTGTAATAATAGTTTTATCGATAATGATGTTACCAACCATAATATCAGTATCAGAAACAGCAATAAGAGCAGTTCCAAAGGCTTATAAAGAAGGTTCTTTAGCACTTGGAGCATCTAAGATAGAAACAATATTTAAAGTTGTATTACCAGCAGCTAAGTCAGGAATTTTAGCAGCTGTAGTATTAGGAATTGGTAGGGCTTTAGGTGAAACAATGGCAGTTATACTTGTAGCAGGAAATTCACCAGTTATGCTATCATCATTAATGGATAGTGTAAGACCACTTACGACTAATATAGCGTTAGAGATGGGATACGCATTTGGAACTCATCAAGAAATGCTATTTGCAACAGGTGTTGTATTATTTACATTCATACTAATATTAAACCTAGTATTAAATAAACTTTCAAACAAGGCGGGAAATTAA